The following coding sequences lie in one Eremothecium sinecaudum strain ATCC 58844 chromosome IV, complete sequence genomic window:
- the FAR3 gene encoding Far3p (Syntenic homolog of Ashbya gossypii ADR125W; Syntenic homolog of Saccharomyces cerevisiae YMR052W (FAR3)): MDNFSDNFDYILQLTKSLSLQCWNNRQETSKIEQLLKRLAKQSLIPYEQYIAEPTPEARKEYEKLSELTEEERLVTENYKLIYHIQQQEYLNTKLWTLITQINELLISIRTFIVEQKSVRPENESEFLQNNVISSTSKVADNRQALLLAKEHSKETLNLLLAELKVTCSEIDWERIPRESREFERLRSRLTKIEKMHNITLVPNI, from the coding sequence ATGGATAACTTTAGTGATAATTTCGACTACATATTGCAGCTCACAAAGTCTTTGAGTTTACAATGTTGGAATAATAGACAAGAGACATCAAAAATCGAGCAGCTGCTGAAGAGATTAGCGAAACAGTCTCTTATTCCGTATGAGCAATATATAGCAGAACCAACACCAGAGGCAAGAAAGGAGTATGAAAAGTTATCTGAATTGACAGAGGAGGAACGCCTGGTTACTGAAAACTACAAGTTAATTTACCATATACAGCAACAGGAATACCTGAATACTAAACTATGGACTTTAATAACCCAAATTAATGAATTGTTGATATCCATAAGGACATTCATAGTAGAACAAAAATCTGTTCGACCTGAAAATGAATCGGAGTTTCTTCAAAATAATGTCATATCAAGTACATCAAAAGTTGCGGATAATCGTCAGGCATTGCTATTAGCTAAGGAGCATTCAAAGGAGACTTTAAACTTACTACTCGCGGAATTGAAAGTTACTTGCAGCGAAATCGACTGGGAACGAATCCCAAGGGAAAGCAGAGAGTTTGAAAGATTACGAAGTAGATTAACAAAAATTGAAAAGATGCATAATATTACATTGGTACCTAACATATAG
- the STB2 gene encoding Stb2p (Syntenic homolog of Ashbya gossypii ADR126C; Syntenic homolog of Saccharomyces cerevisiae YKL072W (STB6) and YMR053C (STB2)) gives MSSFGTGSRPTGGMSLKTGNAVGTGTASLPNIKWRYYIFPDYVIYQLFRKSLDSYLHKERSLVGFDIYIVEQWVQGRKPANVVASYTGNEKDIIYGMEVMLPDDFSMWPHQLNEYYLHVRKVCVLKDLDENTSIFVTELSQFPSSLRLLHVECGDVKEVWFNYKVNFNLKRLKCSGRSVLFLSEPPAASFGKFLELYKIAMVNTEQAKKSVVVLVMFAQITLSYFNLLGQNFKDGIFCEYTVQALDNWWLKYGTIYFGMSRPLNEGPLGPTTVVYLISLLLSCYFKLLALDLSTIKDPFDEESFIGALYQFQKKYGLEKTGYLDENTINKLFQVATKSSNADIFNFKKVVKSTVKDITGRRNPMQMSGVLNTDIDNLILYLKGSGSIKAFWRGKCDLDDFISRVDLTDTSYVDNKSAIGIAENRMETNIDAASSNGSSEHSREISFDREEATIKISNEEEASLQPKRRLDETALFQNELQRRASIPIIDSPGTILEEALNDDNMDLASVLHPRSLSFSFAEDLLLSWPMPFEPSVVRTARDILKVQKIATHKNGEDPARYDNPTVVNEFTQTSKVFDQLFADFSRREQTRNALVNRHDQLKSEMDELDTLTAKFKYDIKVLHTRLREIVKSISQFGSKLQMLEQHMKDNPSEMLLQMDIFKSVIEQEDEPNDNQRTADYGILLSFIIDIVAPVVKKDWTKLLQWFSH, from the coding sequence ATGAGTAGTTTTGGGACTGGAAGTCGTCCTACTGGTGGTATGTCATTAAAAACTGGGAATGCAGTTGGAACTGGAACCGCATCACTGCCTAATATAAAATGGAGATACTACATCTTCCCTGACTACGTTATATACCAATTGTTTCGAAAGAGTTTGGACTCATATTTGCATAAGGAACGCTCTTTAGTAGGTTTTGACATTTATATTGTAGAGCAGTGGGTACAGGGGCGAAAACCTGCTAATGTCGTGGCTTCATATACTGGGAATGAAAAGGACATAATATACGGTATGGAGGTGATGCTACCTGATGACTTTAGTATGTGGCCACACCAATTGAACGAATATTATTTGCATGTTAGGAAGGTGTGTGTATTGAAGGATCTGGATGAGAACACGTCTATTTTTGTTACAGAATTATCGCAATTTCCCTCATCGCTGCGACTACTTCATGTGGAATGTGGGGACGTAAAAGAAGTCTGGTTTAATTATAAAGTCAATTTCAACTTAAAGAGGTTAAAATGCTCAGGAAGGTCCGTGCTATTTTTGTCCGAGCCTCCGGCAGCTTCATTTGGTAAATTTCTCGAGCTTTATAAGATAGCAATGGTGAATACCGAGCAGGCAAAGAAAAGCGTGGTTGTGCTGGTCATGTTTGCGCAAATCACGCTCTCATATTTCAATCTTCTAGGTCAGAATTTCAAAGATGGCATATTCTGCGAGTATACTGTGCAGGCACTAGACAATTGGTGGTTAAAATACGGTACAATATACTTTGGGATGAGTAGGCCCCTCAATGAGGGACCTCTAGGGCCTACCACCGTTGTTTATTTGATCAGTCTATTGCTGAGTTGTTATTTTAAGCTGCTAGCACTTGACTTGAGTACAATCAAGGATCCTTTCGATGAAGAGTCTTTCATAGGGGCTTTGTATCAGTTTCAGAAGAAATATGGGCTTGAAAAGACAGGATATCTAGATGAAAATACCATTAATAAACTGTTTCAAGTTGCGACTAAGTCTTCTAATGCTGAtatctttaattttaaGAAAGTTGTGAAATCCACTGTTAAAGACATTACCGGAAGGCGAAACCCTATGCAGATGTCCGGGGTTCTAAACACAGATATTGATAACTTGATCCTATATTTAAAAGGAAGCGGTTCAATAAAAGCATTTTGGAGAGGAAAATGTGATCTTGATGACTTTATTTCACGGGTCGACCTAACAGATACTTCATATGTTGATAATAAGTCGGCGATTGGTATAGCTGAAAACCGTATGGAAACGAATATTGATGCAGCCTCAAGCAATGGAAGTTCAGAGCATAGTAGGGAAATCTCTTTCGATAGAGAAGAAGCAACAATTAAGATATCGAATGAAGAGGAAGCTTCCTTACAGCCTAAAAGACGATTAGATGAGACAGCACTGTTCCAAAATGAACTACAAAGACGGGCTTCGATTCCCATTATAGATTCTCCTGGTACAATCCTTGAAGAGGCACTCAATGATGACAACATGGATCTGGCTTCTGTGCTTCATCCGCGGAGCCTCAGTTTCTCCTTTGCAGAGGATTTATTATTATCGTGGCCTATGCCATTTGAACCATCAGTTGTTCGTACAGCCCGTGATATACTCAAAGTACAGAAAATCGCAACACATAAAAATGGTGAAGATCCTGCAAGATATGATAACCCTACAGTTGTAAACGAGTTCACTCAAACAAGTAAGGTATTTGATCAACTTTTTGCTGATTTCAGCAGGAGGGAACAAACAAGGAATGCTCTGGTTAATAGGCACGATCAATTAAAAAGTGAGATGGATGAATTAGATACCCTTACAGCGAAATTTAAGTACGATATTAAAGTTTTGCACACACGGTTAAGAGAAATCGTAAAAAGTATTTCTCAATTTGGGTCCAAGCTGCAAATGCTTGAGCAGCATATGAAAGACAACCCCTCAGAGATGCTACTACAAATGGACATTTTTAAAAGCGTCATAGAGCAAGAAGATGAACCAAACGATAATCAAAGGACCGCTGACTACGGGATACTTTTAAGCTTCATTATAGACATTGTAGCTCCAGTGGTAAAGAAGGATTGGACTAAGCTGCTGCAATGGTTTTCGCATTAA
- the STV1 gene encoding H(+)-transporting V0 sector ATPase subunit a (Syntenic homolog of Ashbya gossypii ADR127W; Syntenic homolog of Saccharomyces cerevisiae YMR054W (STV1)), with protein MNKEEAFFRSADMTYIELYIPLEIAREVVCVLGNLGCVMLKDMNKDLNAFQRGYVTQIRKFDEVERMLKYMETVVEKHKQDTWTYTYRYLERHGRDDREHSTLEQLIGAMNTHSIDSVNEVSEEISQFEARIRQLDDSLVQLKERLDSLLLQRRVMFEFNRFLQVHPDMSGRIPNQDGRSLSEGYELNDIGAEEAWDHLLFETNEAEAQMPREPQMLLDTYKPRFIVTGSINRNKVETLNKILWRLLRGNLIFQHLPIDDSLDNQADPKIDVDCFIVFAHGEVLISKIKRVIESLNGSIYPIVPSQSFNEINDKISDLKQICSTTEQTLHTELFLVSNELQMWNAIIKREKSIYATLNLFRQESQGLVAEGWVPSMELIEVQNSLREYGESVGSANTAVLNVIYTSRAPPTYHRTNKFTEAFQSIVDAYGVATYKEVNPGLATIVTFPFMFAIMFGDIGHGFIMLLAALYLVLNENNLSAMRRGEIFDMVFSGRYVILLMSLFSIYTGLMYNDIFSKSINLFHTGWRWPTGFEEGEPIEATYVGTYPFGIDYIWHGAENGLLFTNSYKMKLSILMGYIHMSYSYIFSYVNYRYKNSRVDIIGNFIPGLIFMQSIFGYLSWAIIYKWTKDWIKDGKPAPGLLNMLINMFLSPGVADEKLYVGQSFLQVILLLVALVCVPWLLLYKPLMLKRQNDLSMQKGFQSFEDQRVHEILLEAQENAGDEMIVSDYHHEESPIDDFNFGDVMIHQTIHTIEFCLNCISHTASYLRLWALSLAHAQLSSVLWSMTIAGAFTSDNSGSIFAVIKVVVLFAMWFVLTVCILVLMEGTSAMLHSLRLHWVEAMSKFFEGEGYPYEPFSFKVIDSNIE; from the coding sequence ATGAATAAGGAAGAAGCATTCTTTCGTTCGGCGGATATGACGTACATCGAACTATATATCCCATTAGAAATTGCTAGAGAAGTTGTGTGTGTTCTTGGTAATTTGGGTTGCGTTATGCTGAAAGATATGAATAAGGATTTGAACGCGTTTCAGCGAGGTTATGTAACCCAAATTCGGAAGTTTGATGAGGTAGAACGAATGTTGAAATATATGGAGACTGTGGTTGAGAAGCATAAACAAGATACATGGACGTATACATATCGATATTTGGAACGTCACGGGCGAGATGATAGGGAGCATTCTACTTTGGAACAGTTAATTGGAGCAATGAATACGCATTCGATTGATTCTGTTAATGAGGTGAGCGAGGAGATCAGCCAATTTGAGGCTAGAATAAGGCAATTAGATGATTCGTTGGTGCAATTGAAAGAACGGCTGGATAGCTTGCTACTACAAAGAAGGGTAATGTTTGAATTTAATAGGTTTCTGCAAGTTCATCCGGATATGAGCGGCAGGATACCGAATCAAGATGGAAGATCTTTAAGTGAAGGTTATGAATTGAACGACATTGGAGCGGAGGAAGCATGGGATCACCTCCTATTTGAGACTAATGAAGCAGAGGCTCAGATGCCTCGAGAGCCACAGATGCTTCTTGACACTTACAAGCCTCGGTTTATAGTCACTGGGTCAATAAACCGAAATAAGGTTGAAACTTTGAATAAAATCCTATGGCGGTTACTTCGTGGGAACCTAATCTTTCAGCATTTACCAATCGATGATTCACTGGACAACCAAGCGGATCCTAAAATAGATGTTGATTGTTTTATTGTTTTTGCACATGGTGAAGTGTTAATTTCGAAAATCAAACGCGTTATTGAATCTTTGAATGGCTCTATTTACCCAATAGTACCGTCGCAGTCttttaatgaaataaaTGATAAAATATCTGATTTAAAACAAATCTGTTCAACTACTGAACAAACTTTGCACACTGAACTGTTCCTGGTATCCAATGAATTGCAAATGTGGAATGCAATAATTAAAAGGGAAAAATCTATATATGCCACATTAAACCTTTTCAGACAAGAGTCACAAGGGTTAGTAGCAGAAGGTTGGGTACCAAGCATGGAACTAATAGAGGTTCAAAACTCCTTGAGGGAATATGGTGAAAGTGTTGGTTCAGCTAATACAGCTGTGCTTAACGTTATATATACTAGTAGGGCTCCTCCTACATATCACAGAACTAATAAATTTACTGAGGCATTCCAGTCTATTGTCGATGCATATGGGGTTGCTACCTATAAAGAGGTAAACCCTGGATTGGCAACGATCGTTACCTTCCCATTCATGTTTGCAATAATGTTTGGAGACATTGGGCATGGGTTTATTATGCTACTCGCAGCATTATACTTGGTTTTAAACGAAAACAATTTGAGTGCTATGCGTAGAGGGGAGATATTTGATATGGTATTCTCTGGAAGATATGTCATTTTGTTAATGAGTTTATTCTCCATCTACACAGGTCTCATGTACAATGACATCTTTTCGAAATCCATAAATTTGTTTCATACTGGATGGAGATGGCCTACAGGTTTTGAAGAAGGCGAACCTATTGAAGCCACATATGTTGGTACGTACCCATTTGGAATAGATTATATATGGCATGGTGCGGAAAATGGCCTTCTATTTACAAACTCCTACAAGATGAAATTGTCAATATTAATGGGTTATATCCATATGTCATACTCATATATTTTTTCGTATGTCAACTACCGTTACAAAAATTCTAGAGTTGATATAATTGGTAACTTTATTCCTGGATTGATATTTATGCAGTCGATTTTCGGTTACTTGTCATGGGCAATTATTTATAAGTGGACAAAAGATTGGATCAAAGACGGAAAGCCAGCGCCTGGTCTTTTGAATATGTTAATTAATATGTTTCTATCTCCTGGCGTTGCTGATGAAAAGCTCTATGTCGGCCAGAGTTTTCTACAGGTAATCTTGTTACTAGTGGCTTTGGTTTGTGTTCCTTGGTTATTACTTTATAAGCCATTGATGCTGAAACGTCAAAACGATTTATCAATGCAAAAGGGATTTCAAAGTTTTGAGGACCAAAGGGTCCACGAGATCCTACTGGAAGCTCAGGAAAACGCAGGAGATGAAATGATTGTTTCTGATTACCACCATGAGGAAAGTCCGATAGATGATTTCAATTTTGGAGATGTAATGATACATCAAACCATACATACCATAGAGTTCTGTTTAAACTGCATCTCTCATACAGCTTCATATTTGAGATTATGGGCTTTATCATTAGCACATGCCCAGTTATCCAGTGTTCTATGGTCTATGACAATTGCCGGCGCTTTTACTTCTGATAATTCCGGATCAATATTTGCCGTCATTAAAGTGGTTGTTCTATTCGCCATGTGGTTCGTTTTGACTGTATGTATATTGGTGCTGATGGAAGGTACATCAGCTATGTTGCACTCATTACGGTTGCATTGGGTGGAAGCCATGTCAAAATTTTTTGAGGGAGAAGGCTATCCTTATGAGCCTTTTTCATTTAAAGTTATCGATAGTAATATTGAATAA
- the LHS1 gene encoding Hsp70 family chaperone LHS1 (Syntenic homolog of Ashbya gossypii ADR128C; Syntenic homolog of Saccharomyces cerevisiae YKL073W (LHS1)), giving the protein MRVSMLLWGLIPMIMEALVVSGAVLGVDYGQQYGKAMVVSPRAPMEIVLTPESKRKEELGVGIKSFNGRLERLYGSAVTSSMVTRFPGNALMHLRSLLGKLADEDHTGYHKTHPGIKFSKTSRGSLAFVVEGQEFPVEEVVAMNLQQYVRRANSMLKEKGSDDYVDVLALTIPEYYQIEQRNALLDAVSLVPISRPFLISEGLSVAVDFALKQRSFTPGQQYYYLIYDMGASSAAASIVGIMQPNDTSEPLRVELLGYGHNEDVSGSVFTSAVADIISAKFLSSNPSVRSTDFERNPRAKAKILQAAEKAKLILSVNTESVVSIESLYDDVDFKTSLRRSELEEYLESSHQAIVDVIVRAFDHQFNEEKISLKQLDSVILTGGSTRVPLVQEKLAEFLGDIEIAKKVNADESAVNGVTIRGIQSSSAFKMKPLDIIDRSIYPYSMKVTKEEDWHEIFDVGSQYPSEVTISLPTDYNFLPFQLELYENHRLFKSVEVLPSQNKSKFTPSKCPAGVVYNVTFELSDNRLFDCKKVDAICLSEQPDETTNSSTSKIERTAKILTVAKYTHLIPLTSKDKIESSSKLEELNIKDQEYQQLQHELNNLEAILYDTRTYLEDETVLAKGPKKDISRLSELVTENLEWLDYESDEATLADVEEKSLRISTLKGKIQLYVASADEEFDHDTFAAISEESENLLNEVREFASVALKQVEDQKAEFEAVQLNVTKEYSNIKIPKGMKLTQKQKQDSIDSLELFVNIVNEMLDTDSIESKSREELFEIKLLGDNAKRELENVHNITKNAHVYCLRELQSIYNRRLRAILRQEEKRKAAASAAESSEGETTVSDANSEESAEDFEHDEL; this is encoded by the coding sequence ATGAGGGTATCTATGCTGTTGTGGGGTTTGATCCCCATGATAATGGAGGCTTTGGTAGTTTCAGGAGCAGTCCTTGGTGTTGATTATGGCCAACAATACGGTAAAGCTATGGTTGTTTCGCCTAGAGCGCCCATGGAAATAGTTCTAACTCCGGAATCCAAACGTAAAGAGGAATTAGGAGTCGGTATTAAAAGCTTTAATGGTCGTCTAGAAAGACTTTATGGATCTGCAGTAACTTCTTCTATGGTGACTAGGTTCCCAGGTAACGCATTAATGCATTTGAGGTCTCTATTAGGGAAATTGGCAGATGAGGATCATACCGGATATCATAAAACGCACCCGGGTATTAAGTTTAGTAAGACTTCTCGAGGATCCTTGGCCTTTGTTGTTGAGGGGCAAGAGTTTCCTGTTGAGGAGGTTGTTGCCATGAACTTGCAGCAATACGTCAGGAGAGCTAATTCTATGTTAAAGGAAAAAGGCAGTGATGATTACGTGGACGTGCTGGCGCTCACGATACCAGAGTACTACCAGATTGAGCAGCGGAATGCCCTTCTCGATGCTGTTTCTTTGGTACCAATTTCTCGCCCATTTTTAATTAGTGAAGGCTTAAGCGTAGCGGTTGATTTTGCTTTAAAACAAAGGTCATTTACTCCAGGTCAACAGTATTATTATCTAATTTACGATATGGGCGCATCATCTGCAGCTGCTTCTATTGTCGGTATAATGCAGCCGAATGACACCAGCGAGCCTCTGAGGGTCGAATTACTTGGATATGGACATAATGAGGATGTCAGCGGTTCCGTATTTACGTCAGCAGTTGCAGACATAATTAGTGCAAAGTTCCTATCTAGTAATCCAAGTGTCAGGTCTACTGATTTTGAACGTAATCCTAGGGCTAAGGCTAAGATACTACAAGCTGCGGAGAAGGCCAAGCTGATCTTGAGCGTGAATACCGAATCTGTTGTGAGTATTGAGTCCTTATACGATGATGTTGATTTCAAGACTTCATTGCGCAGAAGTGAACTAGAAGAGTACTTGGAATCTTCACATCAAGCAATTGTGGATGTTATTGTAAGAGCATTTGACCATCAATTTAACGAAGAGAAAATTTCTCTAAAACAATTGGATTCGGTGATTTTAACTGGGGGTTCTACTCGAGTGCCACTTGTCCAGGAGAAACTTGCCGAGTTTTTGGGTGATATCGAAATAGCGAAGAAGGTTAACGCTGATGAGTCTGCTGTTAATGGTGTGACAATCCGCGGAATTCAATCATCATCTGCATTCAAGATGAAGCCTTTGGACATTATTGACCGCAGCATATATCCTTATAGTATGAAGGTGacaaaagaagaagattgGCATGAAATCTTTGATGTAGGGTCCCAGTATCCAAGCGAGGTTACTATATCGTTGCCTACTGATTACAATTTCCTTCCATTCCAACTTGAATTGTATGAAAATCATAGGCTGTTCAAGAGTGTAGAAGTCCTTCCATCTCAAAACAAATCGAAATTTACTCCATCAAAGTGTCCAGCGGGCGTTGTTTACAATGTAACGTTTGAGTTATCGGACAACAGATTGTTTGACTGTAAAAAAGTAGATGCCATTTGTCTTTCTGAACAACCAGATGAGACGACTAACAGTTCAACCTCTAAAATAGAACGTACTGCTAAGATACTTACCGTTGCCAAATACACCCACCTAATTCCATTGACCTCCAAGGATAAGATAGAGTCCAGTAGCAAGTTGGAAGAGTTGAATATTAAAGATCAAGAGTACCAGCAGTTACAACATGAATTGAATAACTTAGAAGCTATTCTATATGATACGAGAACTTATTTGGAAGATGAAACAGTGTTGGCTAAAGGTCCTAAAAAAGATATTTCTAGATTGTCTGAGTTGGTAACAGAAAACCTTGAATGGTTGGACTATGAATCAGACGAAGCAACTCTGGCTGACGTTGAAGAAAAATCTCTAAGAATATCGACTCTGAAAGGTAAAATCCAATTGTATGTCGCGTCTGCTGATGAGGAGTTTGACCATGATACGTTTGCTGCCATCTCTGAAGAGTCAGAGAACTTGTTAAACGAAGTTCGTGAGTTTGCATCTGTAGCCTTAAAACAAGTGGAGGATCAAAAAGCTGAGTTTGAAGCTGTTCAATTAAATGTAACAAAAGAATACTCTAACATCAAAATTCCAAAGGGTATGAAGTTAACGCAGAAACAAAAGCAGGATTCAATTGATAGTCTCGAGCTGTTTGTTAATATAGTGAATGAGATGTTGGATACTGACTCCATTGAGTCTAAGAGTAGGGAAGAATTATTTGAGATTAAGTTGCTCGGTGATAATGCAAAGAGGGAGCTAGAAAATGTACATAATATAACAAAGAACGCCCATGTCTATTGCTTGAGAGAATTACAGTCTATTTACAATAGAAGACTAAGGGCAATCTTAAGGCAGGAAGAGAAAAGGAAGGCAGCTGCTAGCGCTGCTGAATCGAGCGAGGGTGAAACTACAGTTTCCGATGCTAATTCTGAAGAAAGTGCTGAAGATTTTGAGCATGACGAATTGTAA